The Chiloscyllium plagiosum isolate BGI_BamShark_2017 chromosome 3, ASM401019v2, whole genome shotgun sequence genomic interval aaacaaaataattttatttccaaaataacTGCAACGGAAAGGGTTTACTGAAATAATTTTCTGCACAATGAGCTCAATTAATACTTACCAAAAGGATAAGTTTATTTGGATATTTTGTCAAAAGATTTGTCTCCAGCATCATTCATTAGCAACATTCATTAAAAGGCAGAATTTGACACTTGATTTTCCATCTGTTGACTTGAAATGACAAATTTGGATATGACATTGTGAAATTTCCAATAGGCACTCATGGTACTCAAAACATTCATTAACTGGatgctggaaaaaaaaattaaggccaGTGGGGTTAATTGTTTCTGTGGGTGTCAACATGGTTTAGTTACACTTTGGGGCTGGCAAACATTGAAAAACCAAGTTGCTAAAATCAACAGCATTTAGAGTTTCAGTAGAAATATGCCAGATTAAAATACTACAAGTACAAAACAGAAGAAAACAGGATGTAGACTTGAAGGGGTGGTGCTTGTTGGACTATGGGATAAGAGAAGAGCGatgttggcgggggggggggggaataatttattttgaaaagctaGCACTGGCAAAATGGGTTAAGGGCTTCAACTTAagctttcagattttattttatacTAAATAACTTGACATAATGggaagttctttttttaaaaaccagcatTCGTTTTTTGAGAGGCTTTCCCGATTGAGTATTATAGCTTCAATTGTAGATTGGCAGAAACCATGAAGAAACAGCAAAACCAGAATGGCAAAATGAATTGAAAGAAGTTACATGAAAGAAAGACAAATTTAATACCTGTGAACATGATTTCTTAGAAAATATTGGATCTGCAACTTTGAATTTTGTAACATTGTCTGACAGACTATCAATGCTGAGAGCAAAGATGTCTACTTACTCCACAGTATGCATCGTTGTTGAATATCTGAGGTGGAAGTGGGTTTCCTTTGGCAGGCTGCTTCTCCTGTGGAATGTTGTGGTACATCCACCTTCTCTGGTCTTCTAACATTGTTATGTCAATCTCTTCAAATTCAATTTTGTTGGATTCTAAGAATCCCACAACTTCTTGTTGCCGCTTCTTGATCTGCAATGACATCAGAAATCAGTCAGGAGAAATCAGTCGGCCCCcttactacttttcatcatacaGGGAAGAGGAAGTGTTGATTCAAATCTTCACGCCAAAGTTGACGTCGCAGAGTCAGGAAATGTCACCACTCACTGGTGCTGAGGAGGGGGGTGGGAGTTGACTGGAATTGAACTTACTGACTCCAGGAATACTGCCAAGGAAGTCATGGGACTGCTGCTGGACAAGGTGAGCTGTTTAAAAGACTTGCTTTTGTGCTCTGGAACTTCTTCCCAGTTGCAATGAAAAGAAGCTCTGATTCTCACTGTGCCCTATCCATACTAGCACATGCCCCCCTCACCTTCACAGCCCTCAcacactccatggcaatgaatgcTCCTCTATCCTCATACTGTAACCATTTATATCCCCTTGGCAACCCATGGTCCATCCACTAAACTTTGACATTATATTCTTCATGCCAACCTATCCTCATGGCAAACCTCAAGAGCCAGGGTGAGATGAAATAAAATCAACTTCTTTGCTTCTATTATGGACTTCACTGTATTAAAAATCACACTCTACTTAATAAAAGACTATTCAATACATATAAATCCTTTCAAATGCCTAAGCCCTTCTAAGTACAAACATTTGTATTCTTTGCCCCACATCAAAAACAGATTACCTCTTTATGATCACTTGGAGCTGTTAGTCAAACTAGGAATTTATAACCACTCCAATATGATAATGACAGTGTGTGGTATCGGTCCAGCAGCACAAATCCTATCATGCTAGCCCTGTGACGTCTACAGGAATTGCAAGCACTGACGTTTTCAACTGCATGCTGTTGTTTCTAAAACAGCAGGAGATTTAAATGATTTGAAAGCCTGGCAGTTGCACGAACCTTGTACTTCTTACACAAATTTATGCCTATTCTTAACAATTCCAAAGGGGTACGCCGGGTCTCTCCAAAAGGGTACCGTAACTCCCCAAAATACTCTGGTAGCTTCAGACCCACTCCTGAAATGTCTAAAACCCAtgagttgcattttggaaatcatgGTCGTAAAAATGCTTCTaactgaagaaacagctgaacatttGGATGTGCTCCTGCCTTCATAAACTCCAGATGCGAacatcctgtccctgttctccaATGCTCTCTCCCAGAAAAAATGGGAAGGGCCTGGTTTAGAGACAGGACTCCCAGATTCCGTTCTATCTCTGTGAAAATTCATGCTTTCTTGTATCTTTTGTCTAAGATTTGTTCAACTGGTGGCCAAAAACAGCACATTGAGCTAGGTAAACAGCAAGATTAACTTCAAAGTTTCACAAATGCTTCAGCTCATATGTTTCCATTTATGAAGGGTTGCCATTACCTCACCTGGACTGCAAGTTATTTTGCCACAATGAGCCATCCCTCTTTATGAGATaggaaaaatggaaaataaaggacacattgaaattttaaaatttaaatgttaAAGCATTCCACTTGATTACCAACAGCCTTGTGAAATTTCCTTGCCAGCAACTCAAACAAAGCTGACTAAAACTGAATTAATTTGGTCCCGTTGAGACTACTTTCATCTAGAATATACAGGCTTAGTAAaaaggaaacagagggtaatggttAATGGCTGACCTTGTGAATAGAAAGTTGTTTCAAGTGGTGTTCcgctgctgtttgttttatacattaatcATTTGGATTTGAACGTGGGGGACACAATTTGGAAATTTGCggacaacacaaaaattggtcACATAATAGGTAGTGTAGAGGATAGCTGTAAGCTCCATAATAATAGAGATGGGTTGgtagagtgggcaggaaagtggctgatggagttcaactctagtaagtgtgaggtaatgcattttgggagattaaACATACAAGGGGCATACACaataaacaggaatatactgagaggggtagaAGACGTGAGAGATTTTGGTGTGCACGTGCACTGGCCCCTAAAGGTAGCAGTACATAAATAAGGTTGTcaggaaggcagatggaatggtctcATCCATTAGCAGAGATATACAATACAAAAATAGGAATATAACGATGAAACTGTATAAGGTaatggtgaggccacaactggagtattgtgtgttgtgctctggtcaccacattacaggaaggacattattactCTGGAGACaaaatttactagaatgttgccagggcagGAGAATTGTAGCTACAAGCAAATATTGGAGACGTTGGAGTTGTCTTCCTTGGAATGGAGATGGCTGAGCAGTGATATAACTGAGGCACATGAAATTTTGAGGGATAGAAGTGGAGTAGATAGGAAGAACCTGTTTCCTTCAGCAGACAGTTCAAAAACCAGATATCAGAAATTCAAGCTAAGTGGCATAAGGAGTAGAGGAGTGTGAGGAGAacccttttcatgtagaggatggtaGCTACTTGGAATTTGACACTTGAgttgatggtggaagcagagaccctaaatcttttaaaaagaatttggatCTACTCCTTAAGTGGTATAAGTTGCAGAACTATGGGCCTGATGTAGGAAGATGGAATTAGAAAgagcatctgggtgtctttggtttggcatggacaaaatgggtcaaatggcttcccTTATGTGTTGTATCATTTCTAAAGTTCCAATATCCCGTTGATTTTGTCAATTCTTATTGTCTGTGCCTGATTACAGGAATCCCTGCAGATACAGTCCGTCAGTCAATTTTTCCAGGGGTTATGACTGGAAATCAAGAACAGCTCATGGATACTTTACTCAGTTGTGTTCAAATGCCACTGTAAACCTGTCTGTAATTATTttcctgcattaaaaaaaagagaagaaaatactAATCATGTTAAATAAATACACATCTTTACTGAATGATGTTTACTTTATTGTAATTGTAATGGTCACCAAAATCAATCTTTTGAAATGGATGACATCTGAGAGAGGGCGAAGGGTAGAAGATAGTAAAGGTTGCTACTGCATTTTCTTCTGTTGCTGGCATTGATTTTCAATTTTAATACTAACTTTTACAGAGATAAACATTTTAATGGTTCTTCTGAAATGAAAGCCACTCCCTCCCCATTTTAAACTCAAACATTAGCCAAATACTACCAACTGCAATGATTTCAATAGAACAACTTTTTCTTTCCCTTAAAATATGCTAAGATCtctcaaaacacaaacaaaacaaaactgcttgCAACCAGCGAGGAACAGAAAGCAAAAGTGTGACATATCTATTGAAAAGCAACTAGTTACATGTCCAACATCTAAGCAAGTTTTAAAGTTCTTTGTGTTACAATGCACatgttttcagatttttttcacCTGCCTATTCCAAAAGCAAGTATGAAAGCAAAAACGGTTTTGAACCAAAATGTAATTTGAGACTGTTGTTAAAAAGTATCCAGTCATAATAGACCTCTGCAAGTGAATAGTTTCACAGCTACATTAGTGGTACAGGATATCACCAGATACCTGACCAATCCTATTGGCTAAGAACACTCCAATACTGGACTAACTGTACTAAGTGCTTATTAAGTTAATTCAACTTATGATAAAGTTCAGTGCTTCATGTAAAAACAGCACCTGTTGCTAAAcaagcagttttgttttgtttgtgctAAACAACAAATGCTTTAAAGTactcttcattttcttttataaCTTTAGATTGTGTGTCCataagagaaagaaagagcatGGAATCTGCCTTTGTTTCCTTGACTCAGTTGAGTGTTATCTAAATTAAGGATTTATCCACATGCCATTTTAACAAGACAGAACAAAACTAAGACATAATGCCAGCCATATCATGTTAgtaaacagtggcacaatggaCAAGAAATACTAATGGCAACAATACTGAGGAGTTTCTGTTcagttaaaaatgaaaaatagatGTAATAGAGGTAGATAAGGAGCAATTACATGCGATCTCTGCTCATTTAATACCAACTTATTTTTACAGTCACATAGGaatcctcctgcctttatacaaGAGAAGGGGAAGCAAAGGGATGCTGGCTATGTTAGGCTGCCACGACAGAGACACCATTACCTCTTAACACTCTTTAAATATGAATTCACAGTGGGAGTTTTACTACCTGGGGTTTTCAAAGATATCTGATCTATTAATGTTCTAAACCATCAATCAGACGACAGAactataaataaaagcaaatgatggatgctggaaatgtgaagccaatgtagagaatgctggagaaactcagtagttcCTTTTAGTTTCTGGGTAGAGAAAAACAGAATCGACATTTTTGGTCCCCCAGTCTGACTCTTCTGGAGTTCAATAGACTTtaattgttaactctgtttttttctctccagggatgatgccagatctgctagttgctccagcattctctgtgtttgttaatGACAGAACTATGTTACCTAACATGAGGACAGCTAACATGCAGCAACAATATTCAACTGCACTCTTAAGATTTCTCTTTGTTTCCAAATATGCTGGAACCCTGTGCTTTATGGTGACgttagaaatggcaaatagaaccACTGTCATGCAGCACCATCTCCACTAAACTAAAATGAGGGCTAAAGTGTATGTTATACCCCATTCTGAATAGTCAGGTTCCTACCTTCATATTTGCTGTGCCAGTACTAGGTTTTGACAGTCATCTTTTCTTATAGAAAGCATAtacatttaaatagcacctttctTGATCTTACGTCactccaaagcactttacagccaatgactTAGTTCCAAAGTTGTTATACTGTAGGaatcctttgaaaagaataaaatgcaCATATAGATCTGAGAAATCTTTGCAAAGGGTCCTATTATACAGAAAAGTATCAAATTTATTGCACAGGTTCTGAAGTGAAACATCTGTTCCAATGTGAAGCGCCTTTTTCGAAACTTCTCAAATGAAATCGTCAGACCTATTAAAATTTGACAACACATGCTTTAATTCTCAGGAAAATTATAATTTGTTTTCTTACTAATAATCTAGCTCTATGTAAGTTAAAAATTTTGTAACTATCTTGAAGTGCATGATGTTTGGGTGACAGACCAGTTGTTAGGGTGATCAGTTGCATTCAGCAGCGAGGAGTACATATTAACATAAGGCAGGAACACTTGCAGAGAAAATGATTAAGATAGCAAAGGATTACTGAAAAAAATAAAACTGGTGGTAACTACAAGCAGAATTATATCTCAATATTGATAACCGTACACAGGTCAGTCTGACAAAAAACTGAAATTTTAGGAAAAGTGAGGTTGATGTAAGTTTAACGATCCTTTACTCTCAACAGAAAATACAAACTGGCAATCGACTCTATCTCCCAACCTACGCTGACTTAATGTGTTCATTGCTGCAGAATGCAACCACTGAATTCATATTTTCATCGCATTACTTCATCAATGCATCAattcccacccacacacacaagtTACATGTAACTTACTGAAAATATAtatgtttttaaacatttctttaaaTGTCAATGCATAATCCTATCAAATCCAGCCTTTatataatttgtttttctttatttgtggGGCGTGTGCATCATTGGTTGAGGCAGTGTTTACTCATCTTTCATAGGCGGTCCAACTGAGTGGTTTACCGGACCAGTTCAAAGTCAACTGCCATGGTGCAGGTCCAGACTTACATGTAGATCAGATCAGGCAGGATTGGTAGATTTCTTTACCTAGTGAACTTTTTAAATGATACTCATTACATggtcctggattagtggtgctggaagagcacagcagttcaggcagcatccaaggagcagtaaaattgacgtttcaggcaaaagcccttcaccaggaataaaggcagagagcctctctgcttttattcttgatgaagggcttttgcccgaaacgtcgattttactgctcctcagatgctgcctgaactgctgtgctcttccagcaccactaatccagaatctggtttccagcatctgcagtcattgtttttacctcattacaTGGTCACCAACAGACTagctttttaaattccagatttctactgaattcaagtttcaccatctacCATCGTAAAATTCAAAAATGTGTCCCCAAAACTTTAATCAGGATCATCAGTCGTGTGAGATATCACAACACTGCCATCTCTCCACTAACCTTTAGATATTCTTTCAATGCAGttgtaaagccaattttgttcacATCTTATTGATTTGTGCAGTGAAGCAATGTCCACTAAATACcagaaaaactaaaataaaaactaaatgcTTATTTTATTGAGAAACAAGTCAGCTACATTATTATGTTCATTTGCATCTGCCTTCATTCTGCAATTATCCTGAAAGAAACAACAAACTGACAGTTTGAAGTTCTGAATAATAATGGAAGGCCGTAAAACCCTACATCGAATCTACTGGTATACAAAATGAAAGATGAATATAAGCTTACACTAAGGATAGGAGATTCACAATGAGGAATCAACACATTACCTTGAAGCAGCAATCAATAACCAATAAAAAAGCCAATTTCCCCATAAGTAACGAAGCACGTGGTTATGTTATTGAACTAGTATTTCAGATGCCTGGACTAATAAACCAGAAATAGGAATTCAAAATCTCTGTGTGCTGTAGGTCTGGATTAATGctgttgactctgaactgccctctgagatggcCCAGTTAGCCACTCAATAATATTCAAGGAGGtggctccccaccaccttctcaatagcAGCTTGGTATCTATAATAATGGCCTTGCCAGCATTAGCAGCATtctgtgaataaaataaaatgcactgACTAACAGGTACAGTTGTGGTTAAAAATGTATTCTGGTCAACACAACATCTTTTTAGATTAGGCACAGATTTTCACTATGACTGCAAAATAATAGAGGGGACCAACAATCAGAAGTCCAGGCCTCAAAAAAGGAATTACTATTTTCACAGCTTAGGGTTCACGTTTTACCCATGTTTGGTTATGGGGCATGGGTACAGGGCATGACGCAGCATTTGTTGGCATGTTAGAGGTATAGGACTTGAGGGGGCTAATTTATgtttcataattttttaaaataacttcaaCAATGCCAGAAGTGTGAGGCAAACCTTCTGTCCAGCCCACCTCTGCACACAGCCACTTTGTCTTTTGCAGAAACCCGAAGCCAGAGAAGCAGAAAGGCAACTCAAGGAGGCAGGAGGTCTTGGTGGTCTGCCTGGCCAGTACCCTCGAGTCCAAGAAACCatgatgagttggattgaagggtctgtttccatgctgtacatctccatgactctatgaggtgAAAAAAGTTCTTTGGAGATCTGATGGACAAGAAAATCTAATTCACATGATCACCGGAAATTAGTAACAGGAGCTTTACCTACTGAACTACGCTACCCGGCTGGTTAGATGTCAGGAACTTTGCTCCCAACAGTGTCCAGGTGGATCTGGAGTGTCAGCCATTAACATCCATTGGTAGATAGTTCACTTCTCAGAGTTAAGCTTCCCATCAATGTTTATAAAGATTTGGTGCCAGTGGAATAAAGGATCCTTGTTTTCTAACCTTCTTGCAGCTTGTGTTTTTGAACAGCATGTGACATTAGGTTCACTGTGAAGTGCAGGAAGTTTAGTGGCTCTGAGCCAGTGGTCTCTATGGTGAAttttttccttttctcaaggaagTTTGAATCTTGTAAACAGCAAAATCAATGGATGTTTTGGTGAGCAGCAACTGGAACATCAATGAACTGGAGAAGCAACCAATTACATTGAATTATTCACCAGCCAggaaattaaattatttaatattcttcacttttcatttattttaatggcTAATGAAACAAAACATAATGATTAAATCAGCAGAGATACAAAAATATGGATAAATAAcctatgagaaaaataaaatttgtgtggtttactgtggaaaaaattAGTATCCCTTACATATGAAATTAGCTTTTCAGGGCCAGTGAGAAGCCTTGGATTGTGAAGTTTATCGTTAAAAATGCAGTTAGGCCTCAATCAGCAAGATGGAAATCTTTCCAAGTGAATTTTACAATGAGGCTAACTGGTGGATATTCTCATCAATTCAATTGACTTTCAATCGATTACCGACTGGGTGTAATGTATTttgggttgggggggtggtgggggggatgCTGGCTGACGCAACAGTTCACTGTCTGGAGGATCAGAGAATTTCTGGGTTTGTGTGTCACTCTGTGCAGGTTCAGACTTCAGAAGAATTTCATTGTAGTAACTGTAATAGAGATTGTAATAAGATctgccaggtggacttcatagaatatgagttccctgattggggctgttgatcTGGTTTATATctggcagatataaacaggagtgtcagagattctgttcattctgagaccgctaaaggagctggatcagtttcAAGAATTCACCAcgtgtcaataaagggtgacttgatgatggggtactggcctctgtggagttatttcaagtagTGCTCAGGTTTTGCACAGCACAAGCCCAGCCTAAAATCTCAAAGCAGACAGCATCCTCCCAGACCTACATTGAGATTTTACCCAAGACTATGGCCCAAGGCAGGTGGCCTTCGAAAACATTGGTTGGGACCTGATTTTGGGGTTTCTGCCCCCATTTCCAGTTATGGCAATATTGGTCAATACGTGACAAGGGTATGGTTAGTGACACTGCATTCCTGCCTGTGCCAGCTCCATTGCAGGGCTGAACATTGTAAATATACCTACAATTTTGATAGAATTGTGTCTGCAGTAAAGTTTGACCGACATGGTGAGCAGCAACTGGAACATCAGTGAAGTGGGGAAGCAACCAATTACATTGAATTATTCACCAGCCAggaaattaaattatttaatatcctccacttttcatttattttaatttctagtGAAACAAATCATAATGATTAAATCAGCAGAGATACAAAAATATGGATAAATAACCTACACAGGCCTCCTCTGAAACGTTCTGACAAGTTACTCTATTATATCAATACTATCATGAATGGGATGAAACTGGATGGTGCATCCAGAATCTGGCTAGGCATCAGAAGTAAAATTGGCAAATCTGTCCTATTCACCCAGCAAAATGCTCCTCACTAATTGGGCCAAATTTGGGAGAGCTGCCCCACAGTCAAGTtgagcaacagcctgatatagtgaTTCTTAATGAATCAGACCATACACTCCATGTTCAAAAGATTGCATCACTATCAGGAAGACAAACCCATCAGAGAAGATGACACAGTCAGGAAGTTGTTGTCTTGGAAGACTAACTTTGTGATCAAAGTACTGATTGTGTCTCATCCActaccctcaatcccatctccTTTCACTGCCTTAATACTCAATGTTTAATGAGGGTCACAAGCATTCTGATCGGggattcaatttccatcacaagACTGTCTTAGTAGTAGCGCCATTACTAACCCAAGCTGACTGGACCCTAAAGAACATGGCTCCATGTCTGGGTTTATAGAAGGTGATCaggtagggcttttgcccgaaacgtcgatttcactgctccttggatgctgcctgaactgctgtgctcttacagcagcactaatccagaatctggtttccagcatctgcagtcattgtttttaccaagaagAGGTAAATGTCTACCTGACCTTGTCCTCACCGATATACCTGTGACAGATACCCATCTGTCCATGTATTGGTAGGAGTCACCACTACACAATCATTATGAAgccccatcttcacattgaggacaCTCCCAAGTGGAAAAAGCTTACAACGGACAAAGCTAAAGAATATCATAAttaaaagatcaaaaccaaactctgcagtcctgccaaatCCAGTCATGAATTTAACAACAAACAGGAGGCATAGGCATCACAAATATTATATCCAGAACCACATgggagtccagcacatcagtcaCAGAACACAAAGCAGAtgcatttgcatccatcttcagcaaGAAGGGCTGAGGGGATGATTTATCTTGGCTCCCACCATGTGTTCATTCCATTTCagatcttcaaccaattcaactCACTCCACTTAGCATCAAAAGACTgatgaaggcactggatactgcaaaggctatgggcctagtcaACATCCTAGTAATCGGATTGAAGAGTTGTGCGTTTCCAGGTCCACGCTTGCCCCTATCCAAGCTGTATGGATACAATACAGGCTTCTATCCGGAAATGTGGGAAGTTGCCTGGGTATGTCTTCGCCACAAAAAGCAGGGTAATCCAACTCGGCCAAGAAGCATCCTATGATTCTGTTTTGAATTGTTTCAAAGTGATGGGAAGTGAAATCAAACAGCACTTACtaagcaataacctgttcactgatgctaAGTTTAGCCCCTCTCCCAGATgtactggggagatgaaatgcagactagGCAATCACTTAGCAGAACACTTACATTCAGTTGgcaaaaaagaccctgacctTTCTATTGCCTACAACTTCAACACaacactgtgttccctggctaacatctctatgtggcttgctgcagtgctctagtgaagctcagcacagCTAGAAAAGCAGCACTACATCccaatggggtggcacggtggctcagtgattagcactgctgcctcacagcaccaagatcccaggttcaattccagcctcgggtgactgtctgtatggagtttgcatcttctccctgtatctgtgtgggtttactttggtttcctcccacagtccaaagatgtgcaggttaggtaaattgcccatagtgccaggtgcattagtcagagggaaatgagtttgagtgggttactctttggagggtcagtgtgagctgGTTAGACTgaagacctgtttccatactgtagtgtaTCTTCTCCACTtgaggaccctgcagccttcaggactcaagatggagttcaataattttagggcctgagcaccttctcccatgtccatACCCCAGCCCTCACACACCAGACCTTCTCATTCCacgggctgctaccacaaacatcTCATTGTCAGCTTCTAATGGTCCCCGTTATCAGCTTTTTATTTTCCAAGGCTGACCTTTACCTTTTGTCTacccaactgctgttctctatccctgggctccttttccacctatccctGCCCCCATCCCATCTTCAACATATATACAGTACTAATGTTTACGTGGTGACAATCAGTTCttaagaaaggtcactggacccaaaaggttaattttgctttctctccagagttgctgtcagacctgctgagcttttacagcaatttctctttttgtttctgatttctgtcatccactgttcttttggtttttttggcAATGATAGCATGAGAGAAGAGGTCATTGAAAGCTTTCAAGATAGTTTCTGAGAACATTATGGTTTGGAATATGGCAGAAAGCAGGTTATTCTTATTTCGCAATGGGATAGAATTAATGAAAGACCTCAGACCAAATGGACCCTTAATTGGGAGCAGCCACAACACAATTGAATTTTATATCCACTTGAAAGGGAGGAGCATGGATCTAAGACTAGCATTTTAGACATAAATAAGGGGACAAATATATGAGTTGAGCTAGATGAAATTAACTGGCATAGGAGATAGATCAACAGAGACAAGATGGTCGACATTTAAGGGAATATGCCAAAATGCTCAGAATAACTATATTCCTattattcaaaatattcaaacgGAAGCACCCACCATCTgtggttaattttttaaaaaatttatcaaACTTCAGGTAAATATGATTGCACAAAGATAAGTAGTAGGTCAGAAGACtggacagaatataaagaatggcAGAAATGACTGAAAGGTCAACCAGGAGGAATGGATTAGAGTATGACCAAAAGCTAGCTAGGAATGTTAAAATGGATAACATGAGCTCAAACAGATacttaaaaaacaaaatattaagtAAAGAAAGAGTGAATCCTCTAGAAAATGAAAATAGTGAACAAAAAGGAAACGATGgatgaaatgaataaatattgtcatgatttggagatgcaatgaggatgagcacctcaccaagaccttccccacacctccactgctcgcctttaaacaactaccaaacctcaaacagatcattgtttgtagcaagctgcccagctttcaggagaattccatacaaccctgtcatggtaggtgctgcaagatgtgtcagagtgtggacatggataccaccattacatgtgggaacacctcccac includes:
- the LOC122548390 gene encoding SH3 domain-binding glutamic acid-rich-like protein 2 isoform X1, which encodes MVIRVFIASSSASVAIKKRQQEVVGFLESNKIEFEEIDITMLEDQRRWMYHNIPQEKQPAKGNPLPPQIFNNDAYCGDYDAFFESKENNTVSTFFGLKPKSTSRDSEP
- the LOC122548390 gene encoding SH3 domain-binding glutamic acid-rich-like protein 2 isoform X2, translating into MKIKKRQQEVVGFLESNKIEFEEIDITMLEDQRRWMYHNIPQEKQPAKGNPLPPQIFNNDAYCGDYDAFFESKENNTVSTFFGLKPKSTSRDSEP